In Armatimonadota bacterium, one genomic interval encodes:
- a CDS encoding type IV pilus twitching motility protein PilT, giving the protein MDEPKPIFQLTDAQAFDEKPKEEAAGAPLSIEDTHVDDFLNIVVDQNASDLHISANCEPVIRVDGKLIRLNYQRFTPQITQRMMYDILSDEQIHRFETSMELDFSYQLPKRARFRVNCFRDRGAVASAFRLIPQKIPTVRDLNLPLFLDKLTEKPRGLILVTGPTGHGKSTSLAAMINKINEDRAEHIITIEDPIEYLHVNKKSVLNQREIGQDTKSFAAALRSALREDPDVMLVGEMRDVETIGLAITAAETGHLVFATLHTNTAAESIDRIIDVFPPGQQEQIRIQLANNIQAIISQQLLPRAGSPGRVPATEIMVATPAIRNLIRENKTHQIPSTIQTSSQFGMVSMDQCLRDLYMKGQITLEHAMLRAVNIEELKKMISTPTGGAGGPGGPGGGPAGPPPRR; this is encoded by the coding sequence ATGGACGAGCCAAAACCGATTTTCCAGCTGACGGATGCGCAGGCGTTCGACGAGAAGCCCAAGGAGGAGGCAGCCGGGGCGCCGCTGTCAATCGAGGACACGCACGTAGACGACTTCCTCAACATCGTCGTCGATCAGAACGCCTCCGACCTTCATATCAGCGCGAACTGCGAGCCAGTCATCCGCGTGGACGGGAAGCTGATCCGCTTGAACTACCAGCGGTTCACGCCCCAGATCACGCAGCGCATGATGTACGACATCCTTTCGGATGAGCAGATTCACCGATTTGAGACGTCGATGGAGCTGGACTTTTCATACCAGCTTCCCAAGCGTGCCCGTTTCCGTGTGAACTGTTTCCGCGATCGCGGCGCAGTGGCTTCCGCGTTTCGTTTGATCCCGCAGAAGATCCCCACAGTCCGCGATCTGAACCTGCCGCTGTTTCTCGATAAGCTCACCGAGAAGCCTCGCGGCTTGATTCTGGTGACGGGTCCCACCGGCCACGGCAAATCCACGTCCTTGGCGGCGATGATCAATAAGATCAACGAGGACCGCGCCGAGCACATCATCACGATCGAAGACCCGATCGAGTACCTGCATGTCAACAAGAAATCCGTCTTGAACCAGCGCGAGATCGGCCAGGACACCAAGAGCTTTGCGGCCGCCCTTCGCTCCGCCCTTCGTGAAGACCCCGACGTCATGCTCGTCGGTGAAATGCGCGACGTGGAAACGATCGGCTTGGCCATCACCGCCGCGGAAACCGGCCACTTGGTGTTCGCCACCCTGCACACGAACACTGCTGCGGAGTCCATCGACCGTATCATCGACGTGTTCCCTCCGGGCCAGCAGGAACAGATCCGCATCCAGCTTGCCAACAACATCCAGGCGATCATCTCTCAGCAGCTTCTGCCAAGAGCCGGCTCCCCCGGACGCGTTCCGGCGACCGAGATCATGGTGGCGACCCCGGCAATCCGCAACCTCATCCGCGAGAACAAAACCCACCAGATTCCGTCAACTATTCAGACCAGCAGCCAGTTTGGAATGGTGTCGATGGACCAGTGCTTGCGCGACCTCTATATGAAGGGCCAGATCACCCTGGAGCATGCGATGCTGCGCGCGGTCAATATTGAAGAGCTTAAGAAGATGATCAGCACCCCAACCGGGGGCGCCGGCGGTCCGGGCGGCCCTGGAGGTGGTCCTGCGGGCCCGCCACCCCGAAGATAA
- the tadA gene encoding Flp pilus assembly complex ATPase component TadA, which produces MAVTRMPMADYLVKKGYVKPEQLDEAKQVQEQTKEVDLGRVLMQLGMVGEREVLEARAQELGYAFADLDNVQIDSSALNIVPERIAKLHNVIPIRKEGTNLWLAMAKISDIQAQDDVRMSSGCKVIPVMAVAGAVEDAIKRFYTGKSEEVAAPSAATPAQQQPQAAAPAAAHGEIRAAIASAQVARGKEIDEEMPDSDAEKMAEQAPIIKLANALIQQGIYDRASDIHVEPQHRSVRIRYRIDGVLMEAMTVPKNLQAPLVSRLKIMADMNIAERRIPQDGRIEVRHQSKDFDLRVSSIPTPYGEKVVMRILDKSSVMIGLGKLGFTEEHQLLVEEVTSQPNGMFLSTGPTGSGKTTTQYSVLNRLNTVGVNILTIEDPIEYQLPGIAQVQVNRKAGLTFATALRSFLRQDPDIIMVGEMRDLETAEIAIESSLTGHMVLSTLHTNDAPSATIRMIDMGVEPYLIAATVVGIMAQRLGRKVDQDHKEPYTVKAQDLRRFGFKMTDPEEEVTLYRGVPHEDNRMTGYRGRTGIHELMLLNDEIRELVVRRAPLTDIKEAAKANGMKELREDGLHKVLAGITDPQEVMRVVFTAGF; this is translated from the coding sequence AGGTTCTCGAAGCCCGCGCCCAAGAGCTCGGCTACGCTTTTGCGGACCTAGATAACGTTCAGATCGATTCAAGCGCGCTCAATATCGTTCCTGAGCGCATCGCCAAGCTGCACAACGTGATCCCCATTCGCAAAGAGGGCACGAACCTCTGGCTGGCGATGGCCAAGATTTCGGACATTCAGGCGCAGGACGACGTGCGCATGTCCAGCGGCTGCAAGGTGATACCGGTCATGGCGGTCGCCGGCGCCGTCGAGGACGCCATTAAGCGGTTCTATACCGGCAAGTCGGAAGAGGTGGCCGCTCCCTCGGCGGCGACCCCCGCCCAGCAGCAACCCCAAGCGGCCGCGCCTGCAGCGGCGCACGGTGAAATTCGGGCGGCGATAGCCAGCGCTCAGGTGGCGCGCGGCAAAGAGATCGATGAGGAGATGCCGGACAGCGATGCCGAAAAAATGGCAGAGCAGGCGCCCATCATCAAATTGGCGAACGCCCTCATCCAGCAAGGCATCTACGACAGAGCCAGCGACATCCACGTCGAGCCCCAGCACCGCTCGGTCCGCATCCGGTACCGAATCGACGGCGTCTTGATGGAGGCGATGACGGTGCCGAAAAACCTTCAGGCGCCGCTCGTCAGCCGCCTCAAAATCATGGCGGACATGAACATCGCCGAGCGCCGCATCCCTCAGGATGGCCGTATCGAGGTGCGCCACCAAAGCAAGGACTTCGACCTTCGCGTTTCCAGCATCCCGACCCCCTACGGCGAAAAGGTCGTCATGCGTATTCTCGATAAGTCGAGCGTCATGATCGGCCTTGGCAAGCTGGGATTCACCGAAGAGCACCAGCTCCTGGTGGAAGAGGTCACCTCGCAGCCGAACGGCATGTTCCTTTCCACGGGCCCTACGGGTTCTGGAAAAACGACCACGCAGTACTCGGTTCTCAACCGGCTGAACACGGTCGGCGTGAACATCCTTACCATTGAGGACCCGATCGAGTACCAGCTTCCCGGCATCGCCCAGGTCCAGGTCAACCGTAAGGCCGGCTTGACCTTTGCGACGGCGCTGCGCTCCTTCCTTCGGCAAGACCCGGACATCATCATGGTCGGCGAAATGCGCGACCTTGAAACGGCAGAAATCGCCATTGAGTCCTCGCTGACGGGACATATGGTGCTTTCCACGCTGCACACGAACGATGCGCCTTCCGCCACGATCCGTATGATCGACATGGGCGTCGAGCCGTATCTGATCGCCGCGACCGTCGTCGGCATCATGGCCCAGAGGCTTGGCCGAAAGGTCGACCAGGACCACAAGGAGCCTTATACGGTCAAGGCGCAAGACCTCAGACGATTTGGATTCAAAATGACCGATCCCGAAGAGGAGGTCACTCTTTATCGGGGCGTGCCTCACGAAGACAACCGAATGACCGGCTACCGCGGACGAACCGGCATTCATGAGCTGATGCTCTTGAACGACGAGATTCGGGAGTTGGTGGTCCGAAGGGCGCCGCTGACGGATATCAAAGAAGCTGCCAAGGCCAATGGCATGAAGGAGTTGCGCGAAGACGGTTTGCACAAGGTCCTTGCGGGTATCACGGACCCGCAAGAGGTCATGCGCGTGGTCTTTACGGCCGGCTTCTAG